The Lycium barbarum isolate Lr01 chromosome 9, ASM1917538v2, whole genome shotgun sequence genome has a segment encoding these proteins:
- the LOC132610805 gene encoding bet1-like SNARE 1-2 isoform X2, with translation MSYRRDHRAHRAALFDNYDNIEEGGIRASSSYPRDIDERDNDKAVDSLQDRVSFLKKLTGDIHEEVETHNRMLDRTGNEMDSSRGIMSGTMDRFKMVFEKKSNRKVCKLVGYFVLSFFLIYYIFR, from the exons ATGAGTTATCGAAG GGATCATCGAGCTCATAGAGCTGCTCTCTTTGATAACTATGATAATATTGAGGAAGGTGGTATACGGGCTTCATCTTCCTATCCCCGTGATATTGATGAACGAGATAATGACAAAGCTGTGGATAGCTTACAAGACAGAGTCAGCTTTTTAAAGAAA TTAACAGGTGACATACATGAGGAGGTGGAGACCCACAACAGGATGCTAGACCGAACA GGGAATGAGATGGATTCATCTCGAGGAATTATGTCAGGAACCATGGATCGGTTCAAGATG GTGTTTGAGAAGAAATCAAACcggaaagtgtgcaaacttgttgGATACTTTGTGCTTTCCTTTTTCCTAATATACTACATATTTAGGTAA
- the LOC132610805 gene encoding bet1-like SNARE 1-2 isoform X1, with the protein MNFFVYRDHRAHRAALFDNYDNIEEGGIRASSSYPRDIDERDNDKAVDSLQDRVSFLKKLTGDIHEEVETHNRMLDRTGNEMDSSRGIMSGTMDRFKMVFEKKSNRKVCKLVGYFVLSFFLIYYIFR; encoded by the exons ATGAACTTCTTTGTCTACAGGGATCATCGAGCTCATAGAGCTGCTCTCTTTGATAACTATGATAATATTGAGGAAGGTGGTATACGGGCTTCATCTTCCTATCCCCGTGATATTGATGAACGAGATAATGACAAAGCTGTGGATAGCTTACAAGACAGAGTCAGCTTTTTAAAGAAA TTAACAGGTGACATACATGAGGAGGTGGAGACCCACAACAGGATGCTAGACCGAACA GGGAATGAGATGGATTCATCTCGAGGAATTATGTCAGGAACCATGGATCGGTTCAAGATG GTGTTTGAGAAGAAATCAAACcggaaagtgtgcaaacttgttgGATACTTTGTGCTTTCCTTTTTCCTAATATACTACATATTTAGGTAA
- the LOC132610718 gene encoding uncharacterized protein LOC132610718, which yields MVAEPWCLRMGNQVSTNVKKHSLLIDNSRKLTIKKQSQQEKQVIGILSFEVANMMSKIIHLHKSLTDSEILKVKNEIFKSIGIRALVSDDEEKLLELVLVEKLDDLNRVASVVSRLGKKCTISPLQGFQHVYGDIISGVIDVKDLGFLVKDMEGMVRKMERYVNSTASLYCEMAVLNELEVATKKFQQNQHEESRKAFEQKLAWQKQDVKHLEDVSLWNQTYDKVVELLARTVCTVYARISTVFGSSLIKRDLLRNNNGSCRTGPIERGVSGKRSINDNTQTKIGRNEGSLFGTENFNFACGMGPGRLFMECLSLSPTSRTDVDNDLGTDDRSSQISGCCSVSSGTKREQSNISGSVRLSGDARQLKSFVSAAAKHGPTSRITLYAPPTTVGGSALALHYANVIIVVEKLLQYPHLVGDEGRDDLYQMLPTSLRKTLKASLRSYMKGLAIYDAPLAHDWKERLEEILKWLAPLAHNMIRWQSERNFEQQQIVKRTNVLLLQTLYFADCQKMEAVICEILVGLNYICRFEQQQNALLDCTSSIDFEDCMEWQMQFGGSFHS from the coding sequence ATGGTGGCAGAGCCTTGGTGTTTGAGGATGGGAAATCAGGTAAGTACAAATGTGAAAAAACACTCTTTACTTATTGATAATTCAAGAAAGTTAACTATAAAGAAACAAAGCCAACAAGAAAAGCaagttataggtatattatcattTGAAGTTGCTAATATGATGTCTAAGATTATTCATCTTCACAAATCTTTAACTGATTCTGAGATTTTAAAGGTTAAAAATGAGATCTTTAAGTCTATAGGGATAAGGGCTTTAGTTTCTGATGATGAAGAGAAGCTTTTAGAATTAGTACTTGTTGAAAAACTTGATGATTTAAATAGAGTTGCTAGTGTAGTATCTAGGCTTGGAAAAAAATGTACTATTTCTCCTTTACAAGGGTTTCAACATGTGTATGGGGATATTATATCTGGTGTAATTGATGTGAAGGATTTGGGATTTTTGGTTAAAGATATGGAAGGGATGGTTAGGAAAATGGAAAGGTATGTGAATTCTACAGCAAGTTTGTATTGTGAAATGGCAGTTTTGAATGAATTGGAAGTTGCAACAAAGAAATTTCAGCAGAATCAGCATGAGGAGAGTCGAAAAGCTTTCGAGCAGAAGCTTGCTTGGCAGAAACAAGATGTGAAGCATTTAGAAGATGTTTCACTTTGGAATCAAACTTATGATAAAGTTGTTGAGCTGTTGGCTAGGACTGTGTGTACCGTATATGCTCGGATTAGTACTGTGTTTGGAAGTTCCCTCATAAAGAGAGACCTTTTAAGGAACAACAATGGTAGCTGTCGAACAGGGCCAATTGAGAGAGGAGTGTCGGGAAAGAGGAGCATAAATGATAATACTCAAACGAAGATTGGAAGAAATGAAGGGAGCCTATTTGGTACCGAGAATTTTAATTTTGCTTGTGGAATGGGACCGGGGAGGCTATTCATGGAATGTCTAAGTTTGAGTCCAACTTCACGAACGGATGTTGATAATGATCTTGGGACTGATGATAGAAGTAGTCAGATATCCGGATGTTGTAGTGTTTCAAGTGGTACGAAGAGAGAGCAATCTAACATTTCTGGTAGTGTCCGTTTAAGCGGAGATGCTAGACAGCTAAAGAGTTTTGTGTCCGCCGCTGCAAAACATGGTCCCACAAGTAGGATAACGCTGTATGCTCCTCCTACAACAGTCGGAGGCTCTGCTTTAGCCTTGCATTACGCAAATGTGATTATTGTTGTAGAAAAGCTGCTTCAGTACCCGCATCTGGTTGGTGATGAAGGGAGGGATGATTTGTATCAGATGTTACCGACAAGCTTAAGAAAGACCTTGAAGGCTAGTTTGAGATCTTATATGAAAGGATTAGCCATATATGATGCGCCTCTCGCGCATGATTGGAAAGAGAGACTTGAAGAGATACTCAAATGGCTTGCACCTTTAGCACATAATATGATCAGGTGGCAAAGCGAGCGGAACTTTGAGCAGCAGCAGATTGTTAAGAGAACTAATGTTCTCCTGCTTCAGACATTGTATTTTGCGGATTGTCAGAAGATGGAGGCAGTAATTTGTGAGATTCTTGTCGGATTAAACTACATATGCCGGTTTGAGCAACAGCAAAATGCTTTATTGGACTGCACCAGCAGCATCGATTTTGAAGATTGTATGGAGTGGCAAATGCAATTTGGAGGTTCTTTTCATTCGTGA